Part of the Triticum urartu cultivar G1812 unplaced genomic scaffold, Tu2.1 TuUngrouped_contig_5555, whole genome shotgun sequence genome is shown below.
tgtcttcagagagtcactggtttcatcctttccttccctttacttactgatTGCTCCCtatgaagtcattgtatgattaccttatcttttgtcttcactgggtgactacttgttctgattggcttcataatatcttcccacctgatccttactacctagctgctatcaGTCtctgtgctttcacttcattgaatacctGACTATGGTTTGCccagtgtagtctaccttccgctgcatggtaataggctTATTTCTATCGTTAGTCTTcaaaacttccacgttttgaagactttcataaaaatcgcctattcacccccctctagtcgatataacgcactttcaaaggGTATGTAAAATGCCAAAAAAAAAGTAATATGTCAAAAAAAACTATTGACAGAATAATCTCCGTACCCTGTAGACCGACCGGAAGGGGGCAGTCTCTCGGTCTCCTCCCTCCTGCCACGTGCTCCGGCGCGCCCCACGCCGCCCCGATCCGTCTCCCCCACCGTAACCAACCGcagcgccgccccgccccgcgaCGACCGCACACGCGCGACGCGAGAGCACCCCGCACCCGGCAGTACGCAACAAGACAACAAGCCCAGAAAAAATTGACAGCCCGATTCCAACCGAGCCCTCCTCCGCAGCTGCCCCCCGAGCTTCGCCCCGTCCAGTAAAAAACTCCCCACCGTCGTCCAGCCGTTCGAATCGCCCGCCCCGCCCCCTCGCGGCCGCGGCCCAGGACGAGCTCTTCGTCGGCGCCGTCGAGAGCCTCGACTACGAGGTCATCGAGAACTACGCCTACCGGGAGGAGCAGGTACGCCGCGCCGCACATTTCGCTGCCCCTCTttgcctcccaccctcgtggttTATCTGTGTTCGGTGACATGAGCTCTTGCTTGCAGGCCCAGCGGAGCAAGTTCTGGGTGCCCTACTACATCATGCTCAAGTGGTTCTTCGCCCTGCTCATCGGCGTGGGTGAGTGCCTCCCCCATGACCTGTTTGTCCGGAATTTTGGCGTCCGTCAGAGACTAGAAAAAGCTTAATCTGGCGATTTCAGATGTGTGCGAGTAGGTTATGCATTGTTTGGTAGGAGGACCCTGTAACTGTTAAATCGGGTTGCGTCATGTGAACGAGCAAGCATTTTTATCATCCCAGGAAGCTAAGCACTAGGAATGCTGACCATATAGAAATCTTTTATATCAGTTATTACTGTAATAATTGCTCTATGTGATCCATATAGAAATCACTATGATTTACTACATCCCAACCCCTGAAATCCCCCAGTTAACTGATGAAACTCGGCAATGTTCCAAAAGATCAGCCATGTACAATGAATAAGCGTCTTCGAGGTTCTTGCAATCCATATCGAAATCACTATGATTTAAGTACATCCCAACCCCTGAAATCCCCCAGTTAACTGATGAAACTCGGCAATGTTCCAAAAGATCAGCCATGTACAATGAATAAGCGTCTTCGAGGTTCTTGCATAGTCTACTGGTTACGCCTTATATTGGCTGGTTAGCTGGTATTTAATGGCTAAAGGATGACCAAGTGAGTAGTGCAAGCTAGCATTGATCACAAGATGCCGAAGCAATATTTATGTTTAATGTTTAGAACAAGCTGGCAGCTACTGAACTGACTAGGTGCTATTGAGTGACTTGCACAACTGGTACCTATAACTGTTGTTTCTGAGTTTTATACTACTGGATTGTTTAGTCAGTTACTGTAAATTGTGAAATTTTACCTCCACCAGTTAAAAATCCCTCTCCTAGTTGATTCAATACAAATATTGTTTTCCTCGTTCATGGCCTTGTGTATCCGCAAACACTGCTATGCTGGAATTCCTATCCCAATTCGCTCCAAACTGGCTATTCCTTACAAGTATGATTTATTTGATACGAAAAATATGAAATCCTAACATAGTAGACCACACATCTTTCAGTGGAAACTGTTTTTATACTTTTATATTTTTTCCCTCTGCCCCTCTCTGTGCCCATTGTCCAGTTTTTTGCACAGAGTGGATTTTTGTTCTGTTATATGATGCAATCATCCTGTTTGCAGGTACCGGATTGGCTGCTATATTCATAAATTTGGCCGTTGAGAACTTCTCTGGATGGAAATTTACTTTGACTTTTGCTATAATACAACACTCATATTTTGTGGGGTTCTTGGTGTACATTCTTCTCAATCTAGCCCTCGTCTTCTCTTCTGTATACATAGTCACACAATTTGCACCAGCAGCTGCTGGATCTGGTATCCCGGAGATCAAAGGTTACTTAAATGGTAAGGTTAAACCACTTGAATTCCTGATATTGGTATTATGATAAGTTTGGGACATAATCTGGAATATTTATGTAGGAGTTGATACACATGGAATCCTACTTTTTAGGACATTAGTTGGGAAGGTGAGTTTACACTCCCGTCAGCTATTATGAATTTATGATATGTCATGCCATGCTCAAATGCTGCTGCTCTGAGTAATAGATTTTTGGGAGCATCGGATCAGTCGGAGGTGGATTGGCTCTAGGAAAAGAAGGTCCTCTTGTTCACACTGGAGcctgcattgcttctcttcttggGCAAGTAGGTTATGTTGGTGATATAAATTTTGTTCCATTCAACATTTATCTCAGTTAAAAATTAAACTGTAgatatatgattttttttctatcaTGTTTGTAATTTGTCTTTTGATCAGCATAGACATAATGCAAAATATTCACTAGTGGTATCCCCTGTCCTGTAAAGGGGTCATAGACTCATAGGCCTGTGGATCAACCAGGAAGCCTTTTGTTTACATTCCAAAGAGTTGTCAGTTTCTCACCAGTGACCAGTGACCACCATCAATTTGGAAAACCCATGGAAACCCTCTCAAGAATTTTCAGTGTCATCATGATAAAATTAACAAAGATGGTTGTTATTACATGTGACATAGTACTTGGCGTGATTTTGTAGTCTGATAGTGTGATATAATaatcaacaacctcatcaagtcaTAAAGCATGCTACCATTGACGCTGTTTTTATAGGGAAATTAAAAGTGGTGATACAACATCTCATGAATATTTGAGATATAAGTAGTGATGTTTACTTGAGCGGATTGGGTACTGTGGATCCATTTATACTTGTAACTCTGTTATATTGACCAACAATTGTTTGTCCCCAAACCCAGTAAATAAGGACTTGCCAGCAGCTTCTATTTTTCTTGCTTTACTTCATTTCCATTTTGTAAGTAATTTATGATTATTCTGCGCACATAAATTTGCCAACTAATTACTCTGTGCATATACATAGGGTGGATCCGCGAAGTACCACTTGAATTCTAGATGGGTACAGATTTTTGAAAGTGATCGAGATCGGCGAGATCTTGTAAGTTATTTCGTTTCGCATGCAATGCCAATTTTTTTTACGTTTCCATCTCTTGATGTATGGCCTTTTTTTCCGTATTAACGTTCCAGCTGAACCGTTTTATTAGATTTAAAAATCTGTAGTGTGACTAGTGTCACTGCCTGCTATCTGCCAGTCAACAGAAAAAATGAGCATATCCTGGTTGCATGAGATATTTGGGGTATAGTATAGAATGTTGTATTGGCATTTGTTATATGTTAATACGAAATATGTATATGGCAACCGTGTGGCAGATTGCGAAACTGCCACACGCATCCAACGCCGTCAGTTCCCTCCCGATCTCCTTCCTTTCCCGCACGTCCTCCCCAATTTCTTTCCTTTCCCACACGCCTCCCGATCTCCTTCCTTTCCCGCAACCCGCTCGTGCCTTCCCAATTTTCGTAATCGTCAATTATGGCCCCACAAGCCTTTCCGATTTTCGGCAAAAAAAATGCTTGGACTAGGATTTGATCTCTGGTTTGCAGGTAATCAACAAAGGGAGCTAACCACCTCACCTATGACACTCATTGTTGAACAAGCTAAGGGAAATACTGTTTTTGACATGTTTTTGCCTTTAATATGTTAGCACTGAAAAACTTTTTGTTTCAAGCATCGTGGTAACTATGATCATTGGGAATAAATTTGTTGAACCCGCCCCCCCGGTAATTTCTGTAAATAGCACGATAACATTCATGCCATAGACCTGATAATTTAGATACAAACATCGTGGTAACTTTAACCATTGGGGAAGACAAAATGTGAAAAGATACCGATAATTTATGTGTAAATAGGTGGTAATATACGCAGCGCACATCTGATAACTGAGGTAGAAACACCATGGTAACTTTGACCGTagggattttttttttgaaaagataCTCCGGTATCTTCTGTGTAAATAGCACGGTAGTATACCTCCCTCACCTGGCATTTTTATTTGTAAATAGCATGAAAACATATGCACTGCGATAACTAAACACCATGATAAGTTTTTGACCCGTGGGAGGGGGGGGGGATTTGTTGCTGAAACATACCCCTGATAAAATttgtgtaaatagcatgatatTTTAAGCACTACGGGCTTGATAGGTTACCTAGAATCACCATGATAACTTTTTGTTCCGGGAAAAAGTTGTTCAAAACATCCCCAATAATTTTTGTGtaaataacatgataatataAGCACCGCATAACCGATAACTTGTAATATAAACATGATGGTAACTTTTTTACCAAAGGAAAATAAGTTGTTAAAAATATACACTCGCCTCGCGCGTGGGCCTTTTGGATGAACACAACACATGGCGTGCCACGGGAAAGTCACATAATGTTTAGTGTCATGAGGGGCACACGTGCTATAGGCGTGATAAGTTACGCAAAAACATCGTGGTAATTTTTGACCTATGGAAAAAGCTACCGAAACACACCCAGGTTTTTAGGTGCAAGTACCATGATAATATAGGAACTGTAGACCCGGTAACTCATGTACAATCCCCCATGGTAACTTTGACCGGGGGAGGTTGATGTACATATACCCTGATAACTTATGTGTAAGTACCACGGTATTTTACACATCGAAGACCTTATAACTTGTGTACAAAACACAGTGGTAACTTTGAAGGGGTGTAGTTGTTGAAGCATAGTACCTGGTACGTTCTATGTAAATAGCACGGTAAGTTATGCAACACAGGCCTGATAACTTGCATACGAATACCATGGTAACTTTGTCCTGAGGAGAAATCATGTGGTAGATGTGAAGAAGTGGCAGTTTTCTCGGGGGTGGGCGCCCGAGATGTGCGGGAGAAGGAGGTTTCTGGGGCGAGCCTGCGGGGTTGTTTGGGAGGAGGCGAGGTCAAAGGACGAGGGATCGTGTGGTGCATTAAAATGAAAGAAGTAGAGATGTGGCAGTTTTGCTTATATGGCACACGTGTGCCAAATATCACAGTCCATGTTAATATTGTTAACTAAGGTTGTTCCATTGAGATTGAAATGGTTCAGATTTCAGACACTAAAACTATCTTTCTAGTTTAAAACTTGACTACTCTAGCTTAAGGCTAACACCTAAATGACCAGTTTCCTCTTCTCTGTTTAAAATGCGGATTTGAATGGAAGCATTTGCACATTCTAGGGAGCTAAGGGCGTCCCCAGTGCTTAGAGGATGGCTTGCTTCCAAGCTGGGACCCATGCCCAGCTAGAAGCTTAGCTCAAAACTCTGTAGCGTATAACAAATACTCCGAGCCTCTAAGGTGGACCcatataaaataaaataaaaacctGATTCACGACCTACTTCTCATCTTCTCGACATGGTCAGCACACTCTCCGCGCATGACAAGTCGGGCCAGCGGATTATTTTAGTCCGAAGAAAAGGTTGGAGGTGGACACTATGCTTGTGTCGCCAATGATTTTGGCCTAGAGGCTCACGCCTGCAGTGTATGGGACCGCCCTCTAAGGGCTTAGAGGCTGCCTTAGAGGCAGCAAACCATCACACTGTGGATGCTCTATGGGGGCCTTGTTTGGACATTAGGGGCCAGTTCTTTTCGCCCTATAATTCTGGAGAATTATGATTCTGGAAACTGCCCGCAGAATCGTCTGCCCACAGAATTGTCTGTCCAGTTCTTTTTTGTAATTCTAACCTGTAATTGTTGTATGAGGTCGCTCGGTGGGGCTGGCCCGGTGACATATTGGCTGTAATTTGAGTCCTCAATTGGGGTAGTAGTTCAAACCGAACAATTTTCTTTTAAGGGCCCGGCTAGAATTGCCAGAATTGCCGAGTTTCCATGATTCTCAAATACACTAGCGATTCTGATAATTCTCGGATGATTCCTGGGGAAGAAACGAGTTCTTTTGCGATTGTGATTCTCCGGCCAGTAATTCTTCAGAATTGAGCCAAAAGAACTGGGCCTAGGTCGTAGGGTCAACAGGAGGGCAAGGTCCAGGATCTTGTCACCTTTCTGCCATGAGGGTGGGGCAATGAAGCGACAGTCAGCAATAGAGATTAGGGAGGTTGACAATTCTTGTTTGCTTTATTGGTGGAGTACAATGCATTGTATAGCCTGCGTTACACTCCTAGGAGATCAAATTTTGGGCTAAACCAAAACCAATGTGTGAGACAAACTAGCTTGAGAATCAGGGGCATAACTTCAAATCATAACTTGTTATTCTTATCCAACATACCTCCTCCTTGGCCTGGTGCAACCGTGACTCTCCTGTCATGTCTCACATGGTAGCACCAGTCTAAAACTTCCTGGCTGGTGCCATCTAGAGCCCCTTTTTTCTTGATGAGGGAAGTCTGTAACCTCTGTTGCTATCATATTGGCTAGTGCTGGCTCTGCACAATGTCTCTATTAGCTATTGGATCAAGCGGATGGGCTTGAGGATAAGTGGTAATCCCTTTTTTCTTGATaaaatctactccctccgttccaaaataagccctccgttccaaaataagtgtcttaactttagtacaaagttgtgcAGTACTGAagttaagacacttattttgggacagagggagtataacCTCTTGGTGTAATCATATTGGCTAGTACTGGCTACGTGCCTGATGCCTCTCAGTTCCTGGAACCAGTCGATGGGCTTGCTGGTACCCTAACCTGTCTTACCTTCAAAGTTAATCGGATTTGCTGAGATATCTGAATAGACAAATTTACTTTTTGTAAGTGAGCTGTTAATTTTTTTTGGCTTCTATTCGATACATGCGCATTTCTTTGTTTCACCTGGTAAAGTAAATCAGATTGTGTGTGTACATTAAAGTTCAAATACTAACATGGCATTAAGCCTGTATTTAAAATAGAATGGTTGAGTTTTCATATTAAAGATCTCAAAGCTATATTGATAATGTTTCAAAAGGTGACATGTGGATGTGCAGCTGGAGTTGCTGCCGCCTTCAGAGCTCCGGTTGGTGGGGTACTATTTGCTCTGGAGGAAGTTACATCCTGGTAAGAATGTTCTTTCATCATACTAATAATAAAATTAGCCATGTTGACCAATGTAATTTGTTCCATCTTTCGATCTATACTTCTAGTCTTACCCTATTGTTTTCTTTGCATTTAGTAGACAACTATTTCAGTTTGAGAATGTTCATATACTTTTCAGTAAGCAGTAGGGCAGTACTAACAGGTTTTTCTGATTCAATAACTTTGAATACACTTTTGACAGCTTATATATGTCCTTTTCTGGCTTAGTTATTTCTTTCTGTAGCTGCTATCAAGAAAACCTTTAGCACAAATGTGATTCACTCCACAATCGACTATTAAATTGCCAAATGAGTACAAAAGTAGAAATGCATCAGCAGCAGTTTTCTGCTCATTATGTCTCTCTGATTTGTTTATAACAATGCACTTATTAAAGTACCTTTATGAGGAACCTGCTTCATTTGTTTGCATGACCAATATAAATACTCAAAATGTTGTCATAGATGAATATAGGCTGCACTTCTGCTGCACTGCAACAGCATGCAAGGGCATTTGTTTAGTTTTAAATTGACTTGAGAACATCCGTTTTGAATACATGTTATTTAGGGACTGGCTACCTGATGGATTAGTCTAGAATACATGTTATTTAGGGACTGGCTACCTGATGGATTAGTCTAGAATACATGTTATTTAGGGACTGGCTACCTGATGGATTAGTCTATCATGAGTGACATTACCAGGTTTCCCAGGCTGCAACTCAAGAGATGCAGCTGAGTGCACTTCCTTTCACTTGTGTTGCCGTATTAGTTTTCCCAAGATTTTGGCCCTGTGCTTCCAATAGTATACACATGAGTTGACTTACTATGAAGATCAAGAGCATGGTTGCCACCTAAGTACCACTGTTATGTAATACCATATTTTAGGGTTGTGAGATAACCGCCATTTCCTGTTTTATTACACGTTTTATAATGCTATTATAAGTGTACTTTTGGGTCAAGAAAGATAATTATTAGAAAGTTCGTTCCACATTTTTGTATTATGTGCAACAACCAATCATGTTGCATGTAAATTGGGTCTCTTGCTCCCCGTGGAACTTACTTTAGATGCAACGGTAATACATTTTTACATAGATTTGTTGCTTTTACTCTGTAGTTTGATGTAGTTAGTTGTTTAGACCTACTACTTAGTATGCTTGTGGTGGGTATTACTGTCATCCAATTCATTATGTAATGTTGGTAATACACTTATGAAGTGGAACCTCTCATGGCAGTTCTTTTTATGGACATCTACGCATGCCGGGTAGCCTAATGATATGAAATATGTTGTTCAACTGCGGGTCTTGCACTTTAATGTAATATGATTTGATTGATTATGTTATCATTATATTGCTGAAGGTGGAGAAGCCATCTTATGTGGAGAGTATTCTTTACATCTGCTGTCGTGGCTGTTGTGGTGCGATCAGCAATGAATTGGTGTAACAGCGGAAAATGTGGTCATTTTGGGGCTGGTGGTTTCATAATCTGGGACATATCTGGGTATGATTACTTTTTCCTAGTTATAAGGGAATGAAAATGACCTGTGAATTGTGATATTGATTGTTTACTTTTTCGTAAAGAGGTCAAGAAGATTACTCTTACCAGGAACTTCTGCCGGTGGCAATTATTGGTGTTATTGGTGGACTTCTTGGTAAGTTACAGTATGCAAAATTGACTCAGTATATCTAGAAATGCCATAGTCAGGCGTTGTACCTGACGAGAACTCATTCATAAAGTTTACCCAGTAATATCTAGAATTGCTACAGTAAACATTGTTTACTTGACGAGATGTCCTTTGGATGTCAACTGGCTAAAGAAGCAATAGCTAGCCTGGATTCTTGTACTCACTGAACTTTAGGCCGACTGGGGGGTTTATTCCCTCAGTCTAGCTCATTTTCTCCCTACTGATTTTGTAAGTACTGCACTATGCTAAGTCACAGTTGGCTAAACAGCTGAGGGTGTCTTGTAGAGAATTCCCTGTAGTTAGAGTTGGATCAAGTTACATGAAAATAATATGTTAATTAACCGACGTATCACAGTTGTGAAAAAGCCTGCCCACAAACTCACTGTAGGCCCAAAACAAATAAACAGTCCTAGTATATTTGTGCCATATTTGATATTTTTCAGTTAATTCATTGTGTGTTTCTTCAGGAGCGCTATTTAATCAACTCACCCTGTATATAACTAAATGGCGGCGAACATATCTTCATAAGAAAGGGAAACGAGTCCAGGTATGCTGGAGATATGATATATTAATGGTTATAAAGGTAGAGCTCCTCTTGTAGTTACATACCTAACATCCAGGTTAATATTTGCAGATCTTTGAAGCTTGCCTCATATCTTTGATAACATCCACTGTTTCCTTTGTGTTGCCACTACTGAGGAAATGCAGCCCATGTCCTGAATTAGAAACCAGTTCTGGTATCCAGTGCCCTCATCCACCTGGAACAGATGGGAATTTCGTTAATGTGAGTCTACTCTAGGATTTTCCAACTTGAATTACATGTTCTCTTTAGCTACAGTAATATTGGTTGTGTTCTTCTTAATATGTTGTCTGTATATTTGCAGTTTTACTGCTCAAAAGATAATGAATACAATGATCTGGCAACCATTTTCTTCAATTCTCAGGTCAGAATATATTCGGAAAGCTTTTCCTTCCATATTCCGTATTCCATGTCACGATATTCAACAACATTCTCTCGCAGGATGATGCAATACGCAATCTGTTCAGTGCAAAAACATTCCATGAGTACAGCGCACAAAGCCTTATCACCTTCCTGGTACCCTTTTCTGTCTGCTTGATTTATGGAATATTATACCTCGCAATATCTTCCTAACTCCATGAGCTGTTGAACTAGTGCAGTTTTTGTAAGTTAGGAAAAACATGAAAAAGTACTTACCAAGTCCAAATAATCATGATTTTAAAAAGTTTTGAATAATCAGTAGTCTTGTCGAAGTTCGATTGTGTTTTCTTGTATTAGTAGCACATGCTATTGGTATAATAAAAAATGATGGTTATCGCTACTCTATGCATATTCCGATGCTGTAGCGAACTTTATTTCTCGCCATTCCATTTACCATCATTTGGACGAGTTTTGGGATATCAAGAAGTTTTATTTGTCATATACTTACCTTTCCCCCTTTTCTTGCTTTGCTCAGGTCATGTTTTACTCCTTAGCTGTTGTAACATTTGGAACTGCTGTTCCAGCTGGTCAATTTGTCCCAGGAATAATGATTGGATCTACGTATGGCCGGCTTGTTGGAATGTCTGTTGTTAAGTTctataagaaactaaatgttgaCGAGGGCACGTGAGTTATCACTATCTCTCCAGTTTATATTTATTAGGCTTCTTAGTTTTGCATTAATGCCCCCTTGAATTTTATTCTTCCTTTCTGCTCTGGGTATTTTACCATTATTAATATCGCTATAGGTATGCTCTACTTGGTGCTGCTTCGTTTCTTGGTGGTTCGATGAGAATGACTGTGTCTTTATGTGTTATTATGGTTGAGATTACAAACAACTTGCAACTCTTGCCATTAATCATGCTTGTTCTTCTAATCTCTAAGGTAAAAACTCTGCAACATTGACTCAAAGTCTCAAACTCTGCGAACTTTGACTCCTTGTTGAACATGCAGAGTGTTCCTTCTGACTTCTATTCATGTAGGCTGTTGGTGATTTTTTTAACGAGGGGCTATATGAAGAGCAGGCCAGATTAAAGGGCATCCCTTTACTTGACTCTAGGCCTAAACAAGTGATGAGAAACATGAATGCGAAGGATGCCTGCAAGAATCAAAAGGTTCTGATGATTTTTATTCCATTCAAGGTGGAAGAAAGAACTACATCTTGTGTCAGTATAGTTCCAAATCTAACACGTCCAATATTCTGGTGTTTGGTGTTAGGTTGTGTGCCTTCCTCGTGTTTCAAGAGTTGTTGATATTGTTTCTGTTCTGCAAAGCAACAAGCACAATGGCTTCCCTGTAAGTAGATGCCAGTTCTAGAACACAGCTGCTTCTGTGGGGGGTTTAAATAACAGATTTTCTTTTGTTGTTCAGATTGTTGAACGTGGGCAGAATGGCGAGTCACTTGTCATAGGTCTCATACTTCGGAGGTATAAGATGCAGTATCATGTGACTCTTGCTTTCTTGGTTTACCTTGTACACTTAACACTGACCCATCATTTGTCCTCTTCTTCCAGTCACTTGTTGGTGCTTTTGCAATCTAAAGTAGATTTCCAGAATACTCCTTTCCCTTGTGGGCCAGGCATACTGAACAGGTTTGTCTAAGGCTCAGTTTGCGGGTGCTGAACTGTGCTTATTTTATAATCTGCTATGAAAAATTATGCACAAAAGTAGGCAAAACTGGTTCAAACAAACACTAAAACAGGGAAAAGCGGATGGGGCAAACGTGATTATGAGAATCCACCGCAATGCCATGGACAGCCTTAAGTAGGAACCAATAGTGTATTGACTGGTAGTAATGGACTGCTTTTGCTGTTACGCAGGCACAATTTTAGCGACTTTGTTAAGCCAGCTTCAAGTAAGGGAAAGTCAATTGATGATATTCATTTGACGGATGAGGAACTTGGGTTGTATTTAGATCTTGCCCCATTTCTAAATCCGTCTCCTTACATAGTGCCAGAGGACATGTCTTTGGCAAAGGTAAAGCCTGCTTTTATTTGTACCATGCACTCATTTCAGCGAGTTGGATATATGAGATAATCTTTGTAACGATTCCCAGGTGTACAATCTCTTCCGCCAACTGGGATTGAGGCATATATTCGTCGTTCCTCGGCCTTCTCGTGTCGTAGGACTGATAACAAGAAAAGATCTCTTACTTGAGGTGATAAGCCATGCAATCGTTGCTGTTGCGTATTGTACATACAGAAGTTAAGATAGAATATTTGGCTGGACATCCTTCTCAGCCCTATTGTTTTGATTACAGGAGGATGGCAATACCGCGACAACAGAGCTCCAGTCGACCAGTGTAAGGTCTATATTATCTACTTCTTGCAAGCTGAGCTTTTCGTTGCTGCGCTGCTATGCGCAGAACTGAAGTTAGCAACTCTCTCGACATCTCATTGGAAACACTGCGTAGATTATAATGCGATGCTTTTACCATGCTCAAGCACATAAGTGCCCAGACTGTCTCACTGAGGCCGTGTTCGGTTGACAGGGTTGTGAAGGGGTTTTGGCAGGGATTGAGGTGGATTTAATCCCCTACAAGTCAAAATCCCCCCAAATCCCCTCCAATCCTCTTGACAAAGGGTGTAACCGAACAAGGTCTGATCGGATTCACTAAACCGCCTGCGTATTGACGGTGACATTCCATGCCGCGCTGGATGCACCGGTGCTTGT
Proteins encoded:
- the LOC125529369 gene encoding LOW QUALITY PROTEIN: chloride channel protein CLC-d (The sequence of the model RefSeq protein was modified relative to this genomic sequence to represent the inferred CDS: inserted 1 base in 1 codon; added 63 bases not found in genome assembly), whose translation is SRLPTADGAAPLPEGPAASAPAAAAQDELFVGAVESLDYEVIENYAYREEQAQRSKFWVPYYIMLKWFFALLIGVGTGLAAIFINLAVENFSGWKFTLTFAIIQHSYFVGFLVYILLNLALVFSSVYIVTQFAPAAAGSGIPEIKGYLNGVDTHGILLFRTLVGKIFGSIGSVGGGLALGKEGPLVHTGACIASLLGQGGSAKYHLNSRWVQIFESDRDRRDLVTCGCAAGVAAAFRAPVGGVLFALEEVTSWWRSHLMWRVFFTSAVVAVVVRSAMNWCNSGKCGHFGAGGFIIWDISGGQEDYSYQELLPVAIIGVIGGLLGALFNQLTLYITKWRRTYLHKKGKRVQIFEACLISLITSTVSFVLPLLRKCSPCPELETSSGIQCPHPPGTDGNFVNFYCSKDNEYNDLATIFFNSQDDAIRNLFSAKTFHEYSAQSLITFLVMFYSLAVVTFGTAVPAGQFVPGIMIGSTYGRLVGMSVVKFYKKLNVDEGTYALLGAASFLGGSMRMTVSLCVIMVEITNNLQLLPLIMLVLLISKAVGDFFNEGLYEEQARLKGIPLLDSRPKQVMRNMNAKDACKNQKVVCLPRVSRVVDIVSVLQSNKHNGFPIVERGQNGESLVIGLILRSHLLVLLQSKVDFQNTPFPCGPGILNRHNFSDFVKPASSKGKSIDDIHLTDEELGLYLDLAPFLNPSPYIVPEDMSLAKVYNLFRQLGLRHIFVVPRPSRVVGLITRKDLLLEEDGNTATTELQSTSVRAYLNGKTAGGSAHLERPLLDSXMIGGVNT